One part of the Constrictibacter sp. MBR-5 genome encodes these proteins:
- the ccoS gene encoding cbb3-type cytochrome oxidase assembly protein CcoS — translation MISLAWLVPIALGMGVVGLMAFLWSVRSDQYEDLDGAAERVLLDQEDDRPVPDRSGRREDKLRG, via the coding sequence GTGATTTCGTTGGCTTGGCTGGTACCGATCGCCTTGGGGATGGGCGTCGTAGGGCTGATGGCGTTCCTCTGGTCGGTCCGCAGCGATCAGTATGAAGATCTCGACGGGGCAGCCGAAAGGGTACTCCTCGACCAGGAGGACGATCGGCCGGTTCCGGATCGTTCGGGTCGCCGAGAGGACAAATTGAGAGGATAA
- a CDS encoding heavy metal translocating P-type ATPase → MSCCAFGAVAAEYAPRSGWPSDQEIRLASRTVGEDLLQTDLSVPSAHCGGCIAAIEAALTPLEGVVSARLNLTTRRATVKWRKAGKAPPLFQALAAAGYDASLFSLDEPETNQEMRRLVRATAVAGFGAFNIMLFSVSVWSGAGEGTRHLFHILSAVLAVPVVLYSGRVFFLSAWSAAKSGRANMDVPISVGILFALALSLHDTLRNNPHAYFDAVTSLIFFLLAGRTLDHMMRSKARTAVLGLARMMPRGAAVVAPDGEVSYKPLQEIAPQERVLVAPGERIPLDGVVASGSADVDAAIVTGEAASLPVKPGSSVLAGMLNLDGSLEVTVTRPVADSFVASIARLMEAAEHGRAKYRRLADRAASAYSPFVHALAMLAFVGWMTATGDWHRSLTVAISVLIITCPCALGLAVPMAQVMAARRLFERGIALKDGSGLERLAEVDTVVFDKTGTLTLGDPRVTDCSVPHEHLAAAAALAARSRHPAARAVAALAEGRLDVEEFREQPGLGIEGRIGSNVYRLGKAEWVRSQGEASHSGTDQGSTLTCNGEFLGSFSFSDTPRLQARQAVNGLRAAGLEVEMLSGDRREPVSRMAAALGIAAFRSGLLPQGKVTRLEELARNGRRTLMVGDGLNDAPALSAAHVSMAPGNAADIGRAAADLVFFGRGLMAVPDAIAIAATARRLVHQNLALAIAYNVLVIPVALLGYVTPLMAAVAMSLSSILVVANALRFPSMRGRTVASEGPGAPVPIALEAAR, encoded by the coding sequence GTGAGTTGCTGCGCCTTCGGAGCGGTAGCGGCCGAGTACGCGCCCCGGTCGGGATGGCCTTCCGACCAGGAGATACGTCTGGCGAGCCGGACGGTCGGCGAGGATCTTCTTCAAACTGATCTTTCCGTACCGTCGGCGCATTGCGGCGGCTGCATCGCCGCGATCGAGGCCGCACTGACGCCACTCGAGGGAGTCGTCTCGGCGCGTCTCAACCTGACCACGCGACGGGCCACGGTGAAATGGCGTAAAGCCGGCAAGGCACCGCCGCTGTTCCAGGCTCTCGCCGCCGCCGGATACGACGCCAGCCTCTTCTCCCTCGACGAGCCGGAAACGAACCAGGAGATGCGGAGACTGGTCCGCGCGACCGCCGTGGCCGGCTTCGGCGCGTTCAATATCATGCTGTTCTCGGTGTCGGTGTGGTCGGGCGCCGGCGAAGGTACGCGGCATCTCTTCCATATCCTGTCCGCGGTGCTGGCGGTGCCGGTCGTCCTGTATTCCGGGCGGGTCTTCTTCCTCTCGGCCTGGTCTGCGGCGAAATCCGGACGGGCGAACATGGATGTGCCGATCTCCGTCGGGATCCTCTTCGCACTGGCGCTCAGCCTGCACGACACCCTGCGGAACAATCCACACGCCTATTTCGACGCCGTGACGTCGCTGATCTTCTTCCTGCTGGCCGGCCGCACGCTCGACCACATGATGCGCAGCAAGGCCAGAACCGCGGTGCTGGGCCTCGCGCGGATGATGCCGCGGGGTGCCGCGGTCGTCGCGCCCGACGGCGAGGTCTCCTACAAGCCCCTCCAGGAGATCGCGCCGCAGGAGCGCGTGCTCGTCGCACCGGGAGAAAGGATCCCGCTCGATGGGGTGGTGGCGTCCGGATCCGCCGACGTGGATGCGGCCATCGTCACCGGAGAAGCGGCCTCACTCCCCGTGAAGCCGGGCAGTTCCGTCCTGGCGGGCATGCTGAACCTCGACGGATCGCTCGAGGTGACGGTGACGCGGCCTGTGGCGGACTCCTTCGTCGCGAGCATTGCCCGTCTGATGGAGGCGGCAGAGCACGGGCGCGCGAAATACAGGCGGCTGGCGGATCGCGCAGCTTCAGCCTATTCGCCGTTCGTGCACGCGCTGGCGATGCTGGCGTTCGTCGGCTGGATGACAGCGACGGGAGACTGGCACCGCTCGCTGACGGTGGCGATTTCGGTCCTCATCATCACCTGTCCCTGCGCGCTGGGCCTGGCGGTCCCGATGGCGCAGGTCATGGCCGCGCGGCGACTGTTCGAGCGGGGCATCGCGCTCAAGGACGGCAGCGGCCTCGAACGGCTCGCCGAGGTGGACACTGTCGTCTTCGACAAGACGGGCACGCTGACCCTCGGCGATCCGCGCGTCACGGACTGTAGCGTCCCACACGAACATCTTGCCGCCGCGGCGGCGCTGGCCGCCCGGTCCCGACATCCCGCAGCCCGCGCCGTGGCGGCGCTCGCCGAGGGACGTCTGGACGTCGAGGAGTTCCGGGAGCAGCCGGGGCTCGGGATCGAAGGACGGATCGGCTCGAATGTGTACCGGCTTGGAAAAGCCGAATGGGTCCGCTCCCAGGGAGAGGCATCCCATTCCGGCACGGACCAGGGTAGCACGCTGACCTGCAACGGCGAGTTCCTGGGATCCTTCAGCTTTTCGGATACGCCCCGCCTCCAGGCAAGGCAGGCCGTGAATGGGCTTCGTGCCGCCGGGCTGGAGGTCGAGATGCTCTCCGGCGACCGCCGGGAACCCGTCTCCCGAATGGCAGCCGCCCTCGGCATCGCGGCATTCCGCTCAGGCCTCCTGCCGCAGGGCAAGGTCACCCGCCTGGAGGAACTAGCCCGGAACGGTCGTAGGACCCTCATGGTCGGGGACGGGCTCAACGATGCGCCGGCACTGTCCGCCGCCCATGTCTCGATGGCTCCAGGGAATGCGGCCGATATCGGACGCGCAGCGGCCGACCTCGTGTTTTTCGGCCGCGGACTGATGGCCGTGCCCGACGCCATCGCGATCGCCGCAACGGCCCGCCGCCTCGTACACCAGAACCTGGCCCTGGCAATCGCCTACAACGTCCTCGTGATCCCGGTGGCGCTGCTCGGTTATGTCACGCCTCTCATGGCCGCCGTCGCCATGTCGCTCTCCTCCATTCTCGTCGTGGCGAACGCATTGAGGTTTCCCTCGATGCGAGGCCGGACAGTGGCTTCGGAAGGACCTGGTGCGCCGGTGCCTATCGCGTTGGAGGCCGCACGGTGA
- a CDS encoding DUF2189 domain-containing protein, which yields MSGPDEGYWLLSETSSIEETRNERWKRHLPTNAGMRWLAAGWRDLAAQPGPSLAYGFGIFLLSAGFVWLLTHFGQDYILFPALAGFLIVAPILGIGLYAKSREREAGERTTLARMLLAKPRSGAQVYFTGLLLCLLTLLWMRAAVLIYALFFGVKPFPGIEHIVDLLLTSPTGWAMLVVGTAIGGLFAAFAFSISVFSIPMLLDQRADALTAMGTSMALVWNNIVPMVAWGAIVFALFLVCVATWLVGLVVVFPLLGHATWHAYRAMSRPEAQG from the coding sequence ATGAGCGGACCGGACGAGGGCTACTGGCTGCTGAGCGAGACCTCCAGCATCGAGGAAACCAGGAACGAGCGCTGGAAGCGGCACCTGCCGACGAATGCCGGCATGCGGTGGCTGGCCGCGGGATGGCGTGATCTGGCGGCCCAACCAGGCCCCAGTCTCGCCTACGGCTTCGGCATCTTCCTGCTCTCCGCTGGCTTCGTGTGGCTTCTGACGCATTTCGGGCAGGACTACATCCTGTTTCCCGCGCTCGCGGGGTTCCTGATCGTGGCCCCCATCCTGGGGATCGGGCTCTATGCGAAAAGCCGGGAAAGAGAGGCCGGAGAGAGGACTACCCTGGCCCGGATGCTCTTGGCCAAGCCCCGGTCGGGCGCTCAGGTCTACTTCACGGGCCTCCTGCTCTGCCTCCTCACCCTCCTCTGGATGCGGGCAGCCGTCCTCATCTACGCCCTCTTCTTCGGGGTGAAGCCGTTTCCCGGCATCGAGCACATCGTCGACCTGCTCCTCACCAGCCCGACCGGATGGGCCATGCTGGTCGTCGGCACCGCGATCGGCGGCCTCTTTGCCGCCTTCGCCTTCTCGATCAGCGTGTTCTCGATCCCCATGCTGCTCGACCAGCGAGCTGATGCGCTGACCGCCATGGGCACGAGCATGGCGCTGGTGTGGAACAACATCGTCCCGATGGTGGCCTGGGGGGCGATCGTGTTCGCCTTGTTCCTCGTGTGCGTCGCGACCTGGCTCGTGGGTTTGGTCGTGGTGTTTCCACTGCTGGGACATGCCACGTGGCATGCCTACAGGGCGATGTCGCGACCGGAGGCCCAGGGGTGA
- the ccoP gene encoding cytochrome-c oxidase, cbb3-type subunit III has protein sequence MEVEQRDPVSGHRTTGHEWNGITELDTPVPRGVLIFLIVTHVFAVVVWFLMPTWPLGTTYTKGLLDTDQWKTVEQDLVRAQAERAAWVGRIETADFDEIRADQQLMSIVRRSGHQLFGDNCAVCHGVEGRGRANYPDLTDDDWLWGGSVEEIAQTMRVGINAEHPESRIGQMPSFGRDGILNREEVKTAAAYVYSLSNPDYSTPQNVDTLEAGREVYLANCAACHAEDARGTRELGAPNLTDDYWVYGGDLDTIIATVHGGRQGHMPTWDERLTDAEIKILALYVHSLGVETP, from the coding sequence ATGGAAGTAGAGCAGCGCGATCCCGTCAGTGGTCACAGGACCACTGGCCACGAGTGGAACGGCATCACCGAACTCGATACGCCGGTGCCGCGTGGCGTGCTCATCTTCCTGATCGTGACGCACGTCTTCGCAGTCGTGGTGTGGTTTCTGATGCCGACATGGCCGCTCGGGACGACCTACACCAAGGGCCTGCTCGATACGGATCAGTGGAAGACCGTGGAACAGGACCTCGTCAGGGCGCAGGCCGAACGTGCCGCCTGGGTGGGACGCATCGAGACTGCCGACTTCGACGAGATCCGCGCCGATCAGCAACTCATGTCCATCGTCCGTCGCAGCGGGCATCAGCTGTTCGGTGACAACTGCGCCGTCTGTCATGGCGTCGAGGGCAGGGGCCGGGCGAACTATCCCGATCTTACGGACGACGACTGGCTCTGGGGCGGCAGCGTGGAAGAGATCGCCCAGACGATGCGCGTCGGCATCAACGCCGAACATCCGGAGAGCCGGATCGGGCAGATGCCCTCCTTCGGCCGCGACGGCATCCTCAATCGCGAGGAGGTGAAGACTGCCGCCGCCTACGTCTATTCCCTCAGCAATCCCGACTATTCGACCCCCCAGAACGTCGACACCCTGGAAGCCGGACGGGAAGTCTATCTGGCCAATTGCGCGGCATGCCACGCCGAGGACGCCCGGGGAACGCGGGAACTCGGCGCCCCCAACCTCACCGACGACTATTGGGTCTACGGCGGCGACCTCGACACCATCATCGCCACGGTTCACGGCGGCAGGCAAGGCCACATGCCGACCTGGGACGAGCGCCTCACGGACGCCGAGATCAAGATCCTCGCGCTGTACGTGCACTCCTTGGGGGTGGAGACGCCATGA
- a CDS encoding cbb3-type cytochrome c oxidase subunit 3, with product MDIDHDSLVAFSKSWGLFYLIALAICVLVYTFWPSNRKRFESAKKSILDQDDKPWK from the coding sequence ATGGACATCGACCACGACAGTCTCGTCGCCTTCTCGAAGAGCTGGGGGCTGTTCTACCTGATCGCGCTCGCGATCTGCGTACTCGTCTACACGTTTTGGCCTTCGAACAGGAAGCGCTTCGAATCGGCCAAGAAGAGCATCCTCGACCAGGACGACAAGCCATGGAAGTAG
- the ccoO gene encoding cytochrome-c oxidase, cbb3-type subunit II has translation MPELFHRRLERSAIGFVLAIIAAASVGGIVEIAPLFTIDETVEETPDMRMYTPLELAGRNIYMREGCYACHSQMIRTLRDEVERYGPYSLAVESKYDHPMLWGSKRTGPDLARVGGKYSDFWHVAHLTNPRDVVPESNMPAYRWLARNTLKLDDLPLHLEALRAVGVPYTDEMIGNAARDAYGQATPDSGSAAEGVSERYGEDTQVRAFDGVATRVTEMDALVAYLQVLGRLTAAAYLGTAAPEEVPKPIN, from the coding sequence ATGCCCGAATTGTTTCACCGCAGGCTGGAGCGCTCGGCCATCGGCTTCGTGCTCGCGATCATCGCGGCAGCCAGTGTCGGGGGCATCGTCGAGATCGCTCCCTTGTTCACCATCGACGAGACCGTCGAGGAAACGCCGGACATGCGCATGTACACGCCGCTCGAACTCGCCGGCCGCAACATCTATATGCGCGAGGGCTGCTACGCCTGCCACAGCCAGATGATCCGCACGCTGCGCGACGAGGTCGAGCGCTATGGGCCGTACTCGCTCGCCGTCGAATCCAAGTACGATCACCCGATGCTCTGGGGCTCGAAGCGCACCGGGCCGGACCTCGCCCGCGTCGGCGGCAAGTACAGCGACTTCTGGCACGTCGCCCATCTGACGAACCCGCGGGACGTCGTGCCGGAATCCAACATGCCTGCCTACCGCTGGTTGGCGCGGAACACGTTGAAGCTGGACGATCTGCCGCTGCATCTCGAGGCGCTGCGGGCGGTCGGCGTCCCCTATACCGACGAGATGATCGGGAACGCCGCCAGGGACGCGTACGGACAGGCGACGCCCGACAGCGGCTCCGCCGCCGAAGGCGTCTCGGAACGCTACGGCGAGGACACGCAAGTGAGAGCGTTCGACGGCGTCGCCACGCGCGTCACCGAGATGGACGCTCTCGTCGCTTATCTTCAGGTCCTCGGGAGGCTGACCGCCGCGGCGTATCTCGGCACTGCCGCGCCCGAGGAAGTACCGAAACCCATCAATTGA